A stretch of Fusarium fujikuroi IMI 58289 draft genome, chromosome FFUJ_chr10 DNA encodes these proteins:
- a CDS encoding related to hexose transporter protein, with protein sequence MATPEVTTTMALPASPVDTKRWWKSPNLRTLNFLMMIPLLSIFSQGFDGSMMNGLQSVSHWQTYFGTPTGAMLGFFNAAYPLGGILGTFLISPAADTFGRRWGLATGAALCCVGAAIQGAAMNIAMFIISRVIIGAGSVVVAGVGAPYITEIAHPAQRSTATALFLTFYSVGSIIAGWCTFGTFRIDSTASWRIPSALQGLPSIIQLLFVWFVPESPRWLVSKGRNDEALQMLAKYHGEGDSSDPVVQFEYNEILETLSAEASEHNNIVVFLKDLGSTPGNRRRMFIMIWAAICSQMSGNAFVSYYLSPILHSVGLNSDLQQTLINATNQMLSWFSAIYFATLPAKVGRRKLFLWSLAAIWVIDICITAGSAVFAKDNTNKAAAYTVVAFLYLFSPAYNLGFNGNLGLYIPEILPYRMRTKGLSFFYFVQFCFMMLSTFVVPIGLKDITWKFYIIFVGWVMVEFVGVYLVFPETKGPSLEEIAWIFDGPNSGVDMHAARAEGKNSTIVEHTDGKESV encoded by the exons ATGGCTACACCTGAAGTAACCACCACTATGGCTCTCCCGGCATCGCCTGTCGATACCAAGCGTTGGTGGAAGTCACCCAATCTACGCACCCTCAACTTTCTCATGATGATCCCACTTCTGTCGATCTTTTCCCAAGG TTTCGATGGAAGCATGATGAACGGTCTGCAGTCCGTCAGCCATTGGCAGACTTACTTCGGCACTCCAACAGGCGCTATgctcggcttcttcaacgccgCATATCCCCTCGGCGGTATTCTGGGCACGTTTCTCATCTCCCCCGCGGCCGATACCTTTGGACGAAGATGGGGTCTAGCTACTGGCGCAGCGCTTTGCTGCGTTGGTGCCGCTATTCAGGGAGCGGCTATGAATATCGCCATGTTCATCATTTCACGAGTCATCATCGGTGCAGGCAGCGTCGTCGTCGCTGGAGTCGGCGCTCCTTATATCACTGAGATTGCGCACCCTGCTCAGCGCAGTACAGCTACAGCTCTGTTCCTCACCTTTTACTCCGTTGGATCCATCATCGCCGGCTGGTGTACTTTTGGCACTTTCCGCATCGACAGTACTGCGTCTTGGCGTATTCCTTCAGCTTTACAGGGCCTTCCATCCATTATCCAGCTCCTCTTTGTCTGGTTCGTCCCGGAGTCGCCCCGATGGCTCGTCAGCAAGGGTCGCAACGACGAGGCTCTTCAGATGCTCGCCAAGTACCACGGCGAAGGTGACTCCTCTGACCCTGTTGTTCAGTTCGAGTACAATGAGATTCTTGAGACGTTGAGTGCAGAGGCATCTGAACATAACAACATCGTTGTCTTCCTCAAGGACCTGGGAAGCACTCCTGGTAACCGCAGACGcatgttcatcatgatcTGGGCAGCTATCTGCTCGCAGATGTCCGGTAACGCCTTTGTCTCGTACTACCTCTCGCCCATCCTGCACTCTGTCGGACTCAATTCGGATCTCCAGCAGACTCTCATCAACGCTACCAACCAGATGCTGTCTTGGTTCAGCGCCATTTACTTCGCCACGCTGCCAGCCAAGGTCGGTCGTCGCAAGCTTTTCCTCTGGTCGCTGGCTGCCATCTGGGTCATCGACATCTGCATTACGGCAGGAAGTGCGGTATTCGCCAaggacaacaccaacaaagcTGCCGCGTATACAGTCGTTGCGTTCCTCTACCTCTTCTCTCCCGCCTACAACCTCGGTTTTAACGGTAACCTTGGTCTTTATATTCCCGAGATCCTTCCTTATCGCATGCGAACCAAGGGACTGTCATTCTTCTACTTCGTCCAGTTCTGCTTCATGATGCTTTCAACCTTTGTTGTTCCTATTGGCCTTAAGGATATTACCTGGAAGTTCTACATCATATTTGTCGGCTGGGTCATGGTTGAGTTTGTTGGAGTCTATCTCGTCTTCCCGGAGACAAAGGGTCCTTCATTGGAAGAGATTGCCTGGATCTTTGATGGCCCCAATAGTGGAGTTGATATGCATGCTGCTCGAGCTGAAGGCAAGAACTCGACCATTGTTGAGCATACAGATGGCAAGGAATCTGTCTAG